In Paralichthys olivaceus isolate ysfri-2021 chromosome 12, ASM2471397v2, whole genome shotgun sequence, the genomic window CCTACCCCCCAGCTGTCATCGTTCCTAAAGAGATAAACGATGACATGCTGCTAAAAGTGGCCAAATTCCGACAGAGAGGACGTTTTCCTGTGCTCTGCTACTACCACAGGAAGAACGGCATGGTGAgacgtttgtgtgtttctcctctggtcTGCACGTACAAACACATTGTGCCAAATATTTCTAAACAACACCAACACTTCTCAGGTTATCATGCGCAGCAGTCAGCCGCTGACGGGAGCCAATAGGAAGCGCTGCAGGGAGGACgagctcctcctccaggttgTGATTGACAACTCAGACAAAGGTTACATTATTGACACCCGCTCTAGTCAGCAGGCTCAGCAGGCCCGAATGATGGGTGGGGGGTTCGAGTCCAAATCGTGTTACACCGGCTGGAAGAGGCTGCACAGGCAGATggaaaggtttgtgtgtgtgtgtgtgtgtgtgtgcactgtagACGCTTTTCACCATGTTATGATTTTGATCTGTCCCATCAAATGAACCTCTTTCACTTTAAAACAGGGGTAAAGCCCTCCAGGAGAGTCTCATTAAGCTGGTGGAGGCCTGTGGTGATGGGTCCCACAATATGGACCGCTGGCTGAGTAAGCTGGAGAATTCAAAGTGGCTGTCACATGTCCAGACTGCTCTGGCAACTGCTGGTCTGCTGGCAGAGTGTGTGGAGAGGTATGGTCTTATTGTGTACTCATCTTATATTCACATTCTCATGTTCTCATGTCTCATTCACAATCACTTTCTCTTGGAAAGACATTTGCAGGGGGATAGTATAATCTGTAATAATATTatgtagaaaatataaaatgcatgTGGAGTTTCTggactgtgatgtgtgtgttggttttgtCCAGGGACGGTCATTCAGTTCTGGTTCACGGCTCTGAAGGGACAGATTCTACTTTGCTCATCAGCACTCTGGCTCAGCTCATCATGGACCCGAGCTGCCGCACACTGGAGGGCTTCCTGACTCTGCTGGAGAGGGAGTgggtgcaggtgtgtgtgtgtgtgtgtgtgtgtgagatctaaGTAGCGCTCAAGATATTTATTGGTTGTTGATGGGGCCTTAAGGAGATGGAACGAAGAAGCTGCAAGGctggaaaaaacatttgactGCTTCTCCCTGTTCTCCTGTGTAAAAACCTCCTTCTTTAGTTGCAGATAATACTCACCTACAAATTAAAAGATAAGGCAGTAAAAGACAGCAAAGCACAGAACGTTGGGATGTAACATTACTGTGGAAAACAGAGGAACTAGTATTATCATAgtttaaaagacaaataacCAAATTACCTTACAGTCAATGTGAGATTTAAGACACAGGAGACATATGAAGAGAGGAAGCAGTTAATGCTTGTTGGTAATTGCGGTTGCAGTGTTGAAATAGACAGATGCAAGTGTACAAATAGATCTGTAAGGTAAGTGAtcaaaatgaaatcatttttattacGTGCCTCAGgtaaacatgagagagagatgaggccCTGGCTAAAGGGTTAAAGCATGACTCTTGTACTATCTGCTCAAATGAAGTCATTAACAATCATTTTAGAACATATGACGATGGAGACTATCCCTTGTATGTATGTTGAAATAAGCAGAACAtttataaatgacaaaatgacaTGTGACACTGCAGAAATTGGTGTGTTTGTACGTACcatgtatgtactgtgtgtgtttcctgtctcaGGCGGGACACCCGTTCCAGCAGCGATGTGCCCACTCTGCCTTCTCCCATAGTCGTCTCCAGCAGGAGTCCCCgctcttcctgctgctgctggactgtgtgtggcagctgtggcgtCAGTTCCCTCTGGCGCTGGGCTTCTCAGAGGCGCTGCTCCTCAGGCTGGCGACCGAGGCCTACGCCTCCAACTACGGCACCTTCCTGTGTAACAGCGATCAGGAGAGGTCAGCTGCACTTCTCCTCATATTCTGACACAAAACCTTCTGTGTCACAGTAACCGTTTTCATCACACGCTACACGTTACCTGATTTCTACTTGCCGCAGGTGTTCTCTAGAGGTGAAGGAGAAGACTCACTGTTTGTTCCAGGCCCTGCTGAGGCCCAAGGAGAGAGAGCATTACTCCAACCCCCTGTACGAGTGCACTGAGCTGGCAATCTGGCCCTCGGTCCACCCTCAgtccctgcagctctggagaGGTGAGCTTTGATTGGCAGACATATTAAATCCAAGTCACTTTTTACCCATCTTTATTCCAAATCATGGTCTTTCGGTTTAAGAGCGGGAAGTGATAACacgttcagattttgtaatgctttcactcaagACCCCTGCACTGGCACTCACAGCCCCTGCTTGTGTTTAGATTtcctctgcttgtgctcagacTGTGTGTTGCTTGGAAAGATTTTGTGCattccagctcctcttctccgTGTGCTCACACTGCTTCTGTACACGCGTGAAATGTCTGCTTTcggatttctcctctgcttgtATTATTACTTCTTTACTTTACTTCTGTCTTCTGCTTTGCTTCTTTAAGAGTCTCATACGGGTGGTCCATGCACTCCTGCCCTCCTCGGCATTATTTACACACTAAGCTAACACGCCCAAAACGATGGATGGACAATTTAATTTGTCATCACAACACCTGAActtctattggttggggaattttgacaGGAGtgtctcacaaaaaaaaatccaagcgCAGAAGAGAAGAGCAGATATTTTAGGCATGCACAGAAGCacgaggagaagagctgaagctagagcacaggaaatctgtccaagcaacaaaatatctcAGTGGAAGCGTTTGATTTTGACTGAAGGCATTACAAAACCTAAACATGAAATCCTGCTCTTAAACTTTAAGACCTTTGAGGTATTTCTAACTGTGTATTACCATAATTAGTTGCATTCATTCAATATTGTAGCATCTAATTTAATTCCTGGTGTTGTTAACTTCGTCTTGGTGCTGACTCAAGCTCACGTCTGATCCTCAGGCTTTTTTCTGAGGTGGACCCAACAGACTCGGCACCTGGAGGAGGCTCAGGAGGAAATAAGAAACATGGTCATTGAGTGGGGGAAGGTGGTGCTCAGCTGATGAACCCCCTGAATAAGGATGAATGTTACAAACTGTGATACGTGCCTTTTTGACTGTGGAAATTTTCAGAATTCTTAACAAcctttttactgtatttttaaagtattttattgaCTCTTTCATAAAACTTTTATTAGTAAAAACTGAACTGTTGAGGTATTTTAATGCTTTAAAAACCTCTAATTTAACATATGTTTTGCATCATTCCATTGAGgtatttattttctgacatttattCACCTATAAATAATATCAATAGAGGGAGGCTATGTAAATGACACACCTCCCAGTCCTGTTAAGCTCAGCTAAACACTCTTCACAATACAAATCCCTGTGCACAGCTAGTCAGCATGTTTGCACGTTCAGGGCTTTGCACGCTGGAGAATGTAGTCCCGTTCAGTCAAGAGCCACCGGCCCGGGTGATTACACAAACGTGGACAGGAACCACATAGTCCAGCATGACTCTCCACACCTGCTTATGTATCCAGTGGTCACTGGGCGAACTGAAAGGGTGACCAATGAGATGGGTCGGTGATCTTTTCACTCTAACATTTAAATGCCTCAAAAACTCTTTATCAGCACTTATCTTGTGATTTAGTTTAGTGGAATAGTTTTGGATTGACTGCAACTGCTGGTGTTGGATCAAGAATCATCTGTGCaggatttctgtttttgtcagcACACAGGTAACGTATTTTTTCATATAATCCATTTATGATACTATATGAAATGATCTTGTCTATAATGTTATGGTAAGATGTTTATCTGTGATAAGTGTCATCTTATGAGGTTCTGTTTAACTTTTCTAAAGAACTGCTGCTGGACATGAATCCGGGCGTGCAGGTCTGTGTGCCCACTGTGGCTCTGCTGGGCATGTATTGCCGAGGTTGCCTCAGCAGGACACAGAGTTTGCCCCGTCGCAGCTTCAGCACTTTGCACAAGCGGATGAGCAGGTGGAACAGTCTGGAGACCATCCACCACCCAACTCCTCAGGAAAACCCTCGTGTCCTCATCACAGGTTAAACAAATCCGCATCTGTCTGTTTTAAATAATCGCTGCTGCTGTCTCACATTCAGGGACAGCCACTCAAACCCTGGGCCCTGGAGGCTGCCATTGTTTTCTACCACTTTCCCTGTGCAACCAATGTTTGGCTTCTGTTGCTAAGAGAGCTGATCGGGAAAGGATGCCTTGCCCAAAGGCATCTTATTAGGGAGCAGAGAGCGGCATAAAACACAGCAGATCCTAAGTTTCAAATATCAGGTTACATAGTAGTACTGGAGGGAAGGTTTCATATCATTTAGTGACATGAGTGGAATACTACCCATGCTGTTGCTTCTTTCTTTTCGAGTTGTTTTCACTGTGCACCAGCACCAGGACCCTATTTTGACTCATCACAATAGAGTGCATGCAGACAGTGCTAGTCACATAAAAGAGCCAATGGGTGGCAGTGGGTGAGAATAATAGCCCGCTGCCACTTTTTGTCCCATGATAAAGCTTTGGaacaaatgaatgtttttttcccctccagctTAAGCATGGTGCACCGAAAACATTGATGTCACTTTCATACCAAACTCccgacatgtttttattttctacacagataaaatattaaatgtgtctctgtgtacaGGTGGCCTTGGGCAGTTAGGTGTGGGTCttgcacaaacactgaggtgaGATATTCATACATTTCTGAGATATGGATGTTTATGAAAGTTTGAAATTTGACATCATGCCTTTATCAATGTCTAGAAAACAGTATGGAAGAGATAATGTCATCCTGTCAGACATCAAGAAGCCTCCACCTCATGTTTTCACCAGTGGTATGCAAAATCTAAATATGGTTGTAAGGCTTTTTTTGTCCTATTCTCCTCCATTCATACTTTTAAATGCTCGTCCCTCTCTTTTCCCATCAGGTCCATTCGTATACGCTGATGTGTTGGACTACAAGCACCTCAGAGAACTGATTGTAAATAATCGTATCACTTGGCTCATCCACTACAGTGCTCTGCTAAGTGCTGTGGGTGAGGCTAATGTGGCTTTGGCACGCAAGATCAACATCACAGGTCCGCTGGATTGCACACGATATTTACTGGTGCTGCATTTTCAGAGATTGTCATGATTTAACTCCACTCTGGATGTTCTAGGTCTTCATAACGTGCTGGACTTGGCACTGGAGAACTGCCTGCGCCTCTTTGTCCCCAGCACCATCGGAGCGTTTGGTCCCTCTTCTCCACGTGACCCGGCCCCAGACCTCTGTATCCAAAGACCTCGAACCATTTACGGCGTGTCCAAAGTGCACGGGGAGCTGATGGGAGAggtgaaattattttaaaagccacatacacatacaaagacACTTACGATGACATTATTGTATATAGTGATTTTCAGATCTCATTGTCGTGTCAATCATTCTTCAGTATCTCCATCATAAATACGGCCTGGACTTCCGCTGCCTACGTTACCCAGGTGTGATATCAGTCAACTCATCTCCTGGAGGAGGAACTACAGGTATTGCTCGACTTAACATCTGCATATGGCACACActgaatatatatgtgtgtgtacagaaaAACAGCTGGATGTTATGGACTAAGCACCCCAGACCTCTTTCTTCACAGACTACGCAGTTCAAATCTTCCATGATGCTCTCAGCACAGGTCACCACGAGTGCTATTTGCGACCTGACACTCGTCTACCCATGATGCACATCTCTGACTGCCACCGTGCCACAGTGGAGTTCATGCAGGCTCCGGAGTGCCAGCTGTCCCTGCGCACCTACAACATAGCTGCCATGAGTTTCACTCCGGAAGAGGTGGCCCAAGAAATACGCAAGCATCTCCCCCACCTCAAGGTCACCTACAACCCTGATTCTGTCCGCCAGACCATCGGTATGACTTAACACATGTGGTAAACACACCTTGACACAAAACCTGGGTGGGATGATTAAGTTATGCAGTATATATAGACTGGGGTAATGTCtatctgaaatgaaacaaatccAGCTACATGTAAATGTATTAAGGGATGTTTATAAATGACATGTCCTGTTTTAGTTAAATTTAACCTGTTACCTGGTGGTGAAGAATCACAACGGCATGTTGGGCATTGtaattaaaagtcaaaacttttAACTTTCCCCACTGGCGCCACCCCTAGATTCATGGGCTCACTGTCTTTTGAATTAATGTGGAATTCATTTCATCATCTTCACTAAAACTATTGAGTTTAATGTGGTCATCTTTGTGACTTTGCAGCAGACAGCTGGCCGGTAAGGTTTGATGACACCAACGCTCGGAGAGACTGGGGCTGGACACCAGCCTTTGGGCTTGAAGAGCTGGTGTCCGACATGTTGCACTTCATTCGAGACAAGAGGAACAATGAGGGTTTGCCAGTCAGCTAGCAAAACCTTCACCACAGAGACTGACCAATGCCCTGCCCCTTGACTGTTCCTCAGCCTGCATCTACCAACATCACACTTATCTCTCACTTCACTTTTCAGAAAGTTGTCAAGCACCTATCCTGTGTTTCTCTGGAACATTACAGCAATGACCCACAGCCTGTTTGTAAGGTGGGAATTCTCAGTCAGAAGCCCCCAGTATACAGTATACAGGTATACAGAGAGgccacacgcatgcacacaatgacacacatttCAGTCTTTTTCAGGGAATAATATGCTGTCAAACCTTCTCTCCATCgttgttgtttttaactgtgATCGTGGTATTAGCATCATTTATATGCAAAAGAAAATTACTCATTTCGTAAGCTTCAGAGATTTCCATATATCAAATCATCTGCATGTACACAACAGTCTGTTAAATGTCTAATACAATATGGACCAGTTGCACATTGGAAGAATCAAACCTGTTGTACACAATGATTGCAGGATCATCTGGAATGGCTGGCTCAGTTAACTCTGGACTGTAATGACATCATGTATTCTTGCTGTTTTATAATATCAAGTGAAAATCACACACTGGACACAAACCCACTACCCTTGCTGGAAGGAAgcctttattttactttcttctgGCCAGCAGTGTGACTTTGATTATGAATATGCACCAATAACAAACAAAGCATTATTGACTGTAGATTACTTTTGAAAAACTGTCTAAAAATGCAGTGTTGTTTGAATCAGactatgaataataaaaaatgttatttaccTAAATAGCTGTGATCATTATATATTACTCAAGGTCACATATTCAACATGTAGAATATACAAAAATATGTATCATGATGGTAACTGGGTGTAATGACTAGTATATGAGTATTTACATTTAAGGTTTTGGATACTTGACTAGTACTTGACTACATTTCAGACAATAACCATACTTTTTAAACCACTACATTCATCAGACAACTATACAtactatattttttttaaatattgctcAACTTCCATATTCTCCATTTACAATGTCACATATATTGATTATGGTGGTAACTGGGTATAATTTTGAGATACTGTTAAAGGCATATTTAAATTTTTAGCTATTTGATACTTCTATTCCACtatatttgagaaaataatcatACTTTTGCACCACTACATTTATTACAGCACTATTAATGCCAAATGTTCAAATGCTCATGTATTCTAAATGCAgattattacaaaaatattacatttttgagGTGCTGGTACTTATATTCTGAGCTATTGGGTACATCCACTCTACTACATTTTAGGCAATCTTCATACTTTTTACACCAGCACATTTATTACACAGCTACTACATATTGCATTATCATATCATGATTATTTAACTTAATGGATTCTATATGTAAAAGGTACAAAAAATGGATTATAATGGTAACTGAGTGCAACTTTGAGGTGCTggtgattaaatatttaaattattggGTACTATTCTTGTACATTTCACACAATCTTTATACTTTttacaaaacaacatttattaCTAAAGTGGTAGATTTATTATACAACCATATATACTATATAGGATTACATATTGCTCAATGTCAAAAATATCGATTATGATGGTAACTGGGTGtacttttgttaaaatgttaaagtattCTATACTTCTCTACAACAGTCATCATACTTAATACACCATTACCTTTGTTAACGCTGCTATTATACTATTTACAACATAAATAATGATACATAAGACGTGATCAACAGCTAAAAGATGATGCACTGTCATGGATTGAACTACATAGCAATTTGTGAGGTTTAGTTACAATTGACCAGTGACATTCAAATCTGCTCCCTCTTTAATGCATCAATAATTACAAGACAATATGATATGTGATTAAATCTTGCAGGAGTCAGTCTGCAATATGAAGGTATACTTTTCAAATGTTGTACTTTAACTAAACTACAATTTTAGATACAAACCTGATTGTAATCATTATtcttagtagtagtagtagtagtgagaATCACTTACTTTATTTTATCGATCGGTGGAGAtggacctcctcctcctcctcctcctcctccgctgctgcCATTACAGTACATGTAATGCCTGTTGCTGCCTCCAGGGGCGCTATCTCCATCCGGCTCTCCACACACACGTCTTTCTCAGCGGCGCTTGTTATTCATTTTCTCCGATAATGGACGCGGGATTCTTCCGCGTAAGATCTCTAACTTTATTCCTGTCCCCTCGGTGTCTTGTGTGTTGAACTGCTTTGCCTTGTTTTGTCCGTGTAGCCCTCTGATGTGCCACATGTGTTCAGGTGCATAGCCGTACAGTCAGTAGCGTTACGGCCAAGGCTTCGTCTATCAACTGGTCTTGGTCTGGAGTTTCGCTAATAGTCGCGTTTCTTCTGGGAAACTTCCAGAACAAAAGGCGCGTCTCAGCAACAATTAACCTTCATCAATGTTTGTCTTGTGCAGCGTTACTCTGCTCACACGACTAAACCGTTCCACGTTAATGCGCAGTAGGTCACGTTTGCAGGAAATAGACGAGCCAGCCTTAGCTAGCTAGCTACTGCTAATTTCACTGCCTTGGTTAAAGATGGCGCCCGGGCGGTACATCGTTTGTCTCCCTGGGCTCGTGACGACCACTACTTCCCTCCTGTTAGAGAGTATATGCGAACTTCTATGTGTATTAAACAACCACactgatgtgattttctttaaTATGATATTCACGTGTTTGGTTAAAATAACCGCCAGACTGTCGTTAGCCTGTCCGTGGCTAATGTTAGCCTGGATTCGAAGATTAAGTAGGCTAACTGTTAGCttagctaacattagctcacTGATGTCAGTCTCAAATGACATGAGTTTCCTCACCTGAACCAACATTAGCTAAAAGCTAAATTATAGATATGAAATGATTTATCAGAACAAGCATTTCAGTGTTTGCTAACCTACTTTTAACgatgtcttttctgttttccatgTGAGCTGGGTGGATGGAGAGTGGCTGCATGTTTGAAGCATGCGTTGAAATGTGCACGGATATGATAttgttaaacaaataaaatcaaaatgtgtttgttcctCAGGGCACAAGTGCGGAGCAAGACAATCGGTTCAGCAACAAGCACAAGAAACTGCTGAAGCAGCTGAAATTTGCAGAATGTCTGGACAAGAAGGTACAAGATCATCCATGTGTTCTGTACAATGCTTTTGCGAATGTATTAGTTCATTTCAGATGAAAAACTGAATGGCATAAGATGTGTGATTTACCAGCCACACTTCGCTTTAGAGATTTGTTTTAGATTGAAGCAAACTGTGAAGCACTCGGTTCCCAGAAGACCTTGTAGCATCAAGTCATTTAGTCAATGATTGTCTTCACTAACTTGGtgccttttgttttattgtgtctgCCGTAGGTGGACATGACCAAAGTGAACCTGGAGGTCGTCAAACCCTGGATCACCCAACGAGTGACGGAGATTCTGGGGTTCGAGGATGACGTCGTCATAGAGTTCATATTTAACCAGCTTGATGAAAAGGTAATATCtacaattgtgtgtgtgcatttgtttgtttcaaaactgTCATAGCTTTGAGGGCATTGATAGTCTATAATAAGGGATATAATCAAATGATTGCCATCCTAGtcaaattgaaaatgaatggGTACAGTTACAATTGGTATCAAACTCATATTTGATGACATAACCATGTTTTGCTTTAATGTGACAAGTGCCTTTATTTAGCAGTCTTCTAATGATGATgtgatttatgatttaaaaGGCCTGAACCAATATGGATGTTATACCTTGCATCAGAAGTATAGCACCAACACCTAATTAGCTCTCTCCTGAGCCCAAAGTCACTGAGCCCAACTCTCCCTTCATGATGCAGTGTGTGGTTTGAGGTGAGTTATATGCAGGGGTCACCTATATCATGTCAGTGAAAGACATACCTGAACAATGCAATGATCATATTCTCAGTAGTCATTTGCAATGCATCATTTTAACCAACCATTTGACCAAATTACTGTAAATGCCACAAGAATTGTATACTGGCCAATTGTTAAGAGCAGTGGATCTGCTTCATATTCTTACAGAATAAATTAAACGTATCTTAACACCAAGCTGAAATGTATTGACGTAATTGAACATTTCAAGTTTTGGCACCCCTGTTGGATGTGGTAAGAAGTGTCCTGTTGCATTTTAACCACACAACAGTGATGTGAAGATGTGAGGAACACATCACTGTATCAAGCTGAGAATATACAACCACTGGAGGTCAGCAAAAACAAGattttcagctgtttttaatttattcatcaaAACATCTAACAATAGGCAACATCTCAGTTGAATGTTGTCAAATGTGTAACAGGCTTAAATTGTTAAGCTATAACAAACAGTACTCTCCATCTTGGTGTTAAgttacattcagtttttttgacCTTGTTAAAATCCCGTTGTCAGTAGAGCTGTAATGCTGAGGCTCACTGATGTTAAGTATTTCTTTTTGAAGTAAGTATGTTCTTAATCCTATAGTTGTAAGGCTACTTTATTTCATAGAGATACATTATGTCAAAGAGTTaggttttttaaatcataatgcCCCACATATGTTTTGATTCATTTGGGATATATGGTTAATGGGTAATTTCCTTTGCACATATTTGAAAATATGGGGGGGGTTAATGAAGGAGACAGAACAGTGATTTACACATATTACCCTCAATTGATTGATATTAACAGGCTTGGGTTATagtatatttctgaataactttcaTTCTCTTGAGATGCTAAAACAACATTTGTGcagaaatatgattaaaaataatttagccTTTTGCTTGCTATTCTTTTTTGGGGTTGGGTGAACTGTTGAAGCTAAGTTTAAAGGGTACTCTTGCATAGTAGTAAGAATTGCTAATTGAATTTGAGATTAGTGTATTTCGCAGTTATTCTTCATAATCAGTTGTTGAAATAAAACTTCGtttttgtgtgactgtgtactCATTATTGCTTGTTCGTCTCTTGCAATTTAGATAAATGATATAACATTAAGCTCAAGGTGGTTGAGTCTCAAGCAGTAGGGAGGCGGAAGCAAGCCAAGGGAGCTCCGTGCCCACTGATCCCACGGGACTCACTGAAGACACCGGAACTGTACTTGCAGTGTTGGGTTTTAATGCACTCTGTATTGTGGCTATTTGTTTAACTCCTGAAGTGTAGACTGTGGGCAGACTAGAATATAGTGGGTgggcagagacacagaaatgtaaAGTGGGGATAGCACTGAGGAAACCGAATATCTAAGTATTTTTTATGAAATGGCATTTTTTATTATCGTTAATGTATCTGGGGAACAAAATCAGAACTGCATAACAGCAGTCTTGCATGCAATTTTTATATCTCTAGATATGTCTCCCTTCAGCTAGCTCGCATTCTCAGTTTGAGTTTGTGAGTATGATttacatcttttttattttgatagtcCAGTATTGGACCCAGGGAAGTAAAATATCTAGTCAGCACCTTAACATGTTTTGAGTATGTTAAACTACATAGTTACAGGTTTAGTGAGGAGTAGAAGGTAGGAAGCCCCATATGGTGGGTCCTACCTCCCCCTGATTGGTGCCTTCCATCATTTCAATGCCTATATGGCTTCTTTCCCCccttcgtgtgtgtgttgcagcaccCAGATAGTAAGATGATGCAGATCAACCTGACAGGCTTCCTGAATGGGAAGAACGCCCGGGAATTCATGAGGGACCTGTGGCCCCTGCTGTTGAGTGCCCAGGACAACATCGCTGGCATCCCCTCTGCTTTTCTGGaacagaagaaagaggaaattaaACAGAGACAGGTGAGCTTCTCCTTGAGGGAAACCTCTGCAAAATATCTGTTAAGTGTAGGAAGATCACGatcacaaatgtttttgtaaaatgcTAAAAATATAGATTATGTTCTAAACAGAGACAATAAAACTGAACATTGTGTTGGACATCACAGGTGATTGTTTGAATACTGCTCAATGTCCTTTCATCCCTCTATATTCTGTTTTGATAGATTGAACAGGAGAAGTTGGCTTCTCTTAAGAAGGTGGACGAGGAtaagaaggaaaaggagaaagaaaacagagagagggctCAGTCAAAGAGTCCAAGAAGGTAAGAAAATGGTTTTTAATATTGGAATTGGTCGAAAGAAGATGAATTTCTGTATTTATGACAGAAAATGGAAATCTTTCTGGTTTGCCTCCTTTCTATCCAGAAGGAAGACAAGGTCACCATCACCACGACGAAGGTCGCCAGTGAAGCGTGACAGGAAACCTAGCCCGTCACGCTCCCCACGCCGCAAATCCAGCCCAGTTGGTGCCACTTCACCCCCTCCACCCTTGATGCAGCTGCCCACGAAACCTTTGGAGCAGCTTGTGGAGCCAGATACATCAGGAAGGTCAATGCCAGAACCAGTCGTCCAAGAAGCATCTTCCACCTGGTTTGTTATTATTCCCTTTGCTTCAAATATCAAATCTTGTGTTGGATCCAAAGTTAAAAAATGACTTGTCTTAATGTTggtattttttttcagttcagttaGTTGCTTATGTCACACTTGAGTCAAATATCTATGTAGTGTAGTTGTTTGTACATTGCAGCTTTGTTATTTTAGTAATGAAATTTCATAATAAATTTGGAACCTAAacttgtgtctgtggtgtgtagtGACACCGTTTTGGACATGGTGAAAGCAGACTCAGTGGTGGAAGTCAAGGAACCCTCCCCTGAGAAAATtcagaagaaagaggagaggccGCGGTCTCGGGAAAGGGAGAAGGAAAGCAGACGGGAAAGGCCTCATCACCGCTCCCGCTCTCATTCCCGCTCACGCAGACGACGCTCCCGTTCCAGGTAatttttgtcatttgttgtATTACATTAAAATTGTGTCTTACAATCTTGTCTCTGAATGAGAGCTTCAAAGttctaaaatgttttcaatctgCCCTCTCTGCCCTTTCAGATCTTTTTCCCCTCGCCGA contains:
- the LOC109627991 gene encoding myotubularin-related protein 9 isoform X3 is translated as MEFSEHIKTANVEDVVLRQPLHPPSRGALCVTGHHLLFSVREEEGGSSRQVLLLLRNIDATEKRVSGSSGTITIKCKDVRVLQLDIPGMEQCLNIAHSIETLSCLDSVSEMYPFFYRPADLSLQDPWGLSSPEKHYSQMKELHDRWRLSTVNQGYSVCPTYPPAVIVPKEINDDMLLKVAKFRQRGRFPVLCYYHRKNGMVIMRSSQPLTGANRKRCREDELLLQVVIDNSDKGYIIDTRSSQQAQQARMMGGGFESKSCYTGWKRLHRQMERGKALQESLIKLVEACGDGSHNMDRWLSKLENSKWLSHVQTALATAGLLAECVERDGHSVLVHGSEGTDSTLLISTLAQLIMDPSCRTLEGFLTLLEREWVQAGHPFQQRCAHSAFSHSRLQQESPLFLLLLDCVWQLWRQFPLALGFSEALLLRLATEAYASNYGTFLCNSDQERCSLEVKEKTHCLFQALLRPKEREHYSNPLYECTELAIWPSVHPQSLQLWRGFFLRWTQQTRHLEEAQEEIRNMVIEWGKVVLS
- the LOC109627991 gene encoding myotubularin-related protein 9 isoform X2 yields the protein MEFSEHIKTANVEDVVLRQPLHPPSRGALCVTGHHLLFSVREEEGGSSRQVLLLLRNIDATEKSVENLSGYSGLFSNAGRGERVSGSSGTITIKCKDVRVLQLDIPGMEQCLNIAHSIETLSCLDSVSEMYPFFYRPADLSLQDPWGLSSPEKHYSQMKELHDRWRLSTVNQGYSVCPTYPPAVIVPKEINDDMLLKVAKFRQRGRFPVLCYYHRKNGMVIMRSSQPLTGANRKRCREDELLLQVVIDNSDKGYIIDTRSSQQAQQARMMGGGFESKSCYTGWKRLHRQMERGKALQESLIKLVEACGDGSHNMDRWLSKLENSKWLSHVQTALATAGLLAECVERDGHSVLVHGSEGTDSTLLISTLAQLIMDPSCRTLEGFLTLLEREWVQAGHPFQQRCAHSAFSHSRLQQESPLFLLLLDCVWQLWRQFPLALGFSEALLLRLATEAYASNYGTFLCNSDQERCSLEVKEKTHCLFQALLRPKEREHYSNPLYECTELAIWPSVHPQSLQLWRGFFLRWTQQTRHLEEAQEEIRNMVIEWGKVVLS
- the LOC109627991 gene encoding myotubularin-related protein 9 isoform X1; this encodes MEFSEHIKTANVEDVVLRQPLHPPSRGALCVTGHHLLFSVREEEGGSSRQVLLLLRNIDATEKSVENLSGYSGLFSNAGRGERLDICVAVCHPCCCRYCSQVLQKEMCQQHCSNSLVSHTLTLVSGSSGTITIKCKDVRVLQLDIPGMEQCLNIAHSIETLSCLDSVSEMYPFFYRPADLSLQDPWGLSSPEKHYSQMKELHDRWRLSTVNQGYSVCPTYPPAVIVPKEINDDMLLKVAKFRQRGRFPVLCYYHRKNGMVIMRSSQPLTGANRKRCREDELLLQVVIDNSDKGYIIDTRSSQQAQQARMMGGGFESKSCYTGWKRLHRQMERGKALQESLIKLVEACGDGSHNMDRWLSKLENSKWLSHVQTALATAGLLAECVERDGHSVLVHGSEGTDSTLLISTLAQLIMDPSCRTLEGFLTLLEREWVQAGHPFQQRCAHSAFSHSRLQQESPLFLLLLDCVWQLWRQFPLALGFSEALLLRLATEAYASNYGTFLCNSDQERCSLEVKEKTHCLFQALLRPKEREHYSNPLYECTELAIWPSVHPQSLQLWRGFFLRWTQQTRHLEEAQEEIRNMVIEWGKVVLS
- the tdh2 gene encoding L-threonine dehydrogenase 2 encodes the protein MNPGVQVCVPTVALLGMYCRGCLSRTQSLPRRSFSTLHKRMSRWNSLETIHHPTPQENPRVLITGGLGQLGVGLAQTLRKQYGRDNVILSDIKKPPPHVFTSGPFVYADVLDYKHLRELIVNNRITWLIHYSALLSAVGEANVALARKINITGLHNVLDLALENCLRLFVPSTIGAFGPSSPRDPAPDLCIQRPRTIYGVSKVHGELMGEYLHHKYGLDFRCLRYPGVISVNSSPGGGTTDYAVQIFHDALSTGHHECYLRPDTRLPMMHISDCHRATVEFMQAPECQLSLRTYNIAAMSFTPEEVAQEIRKHLPHLKVTYNPDSVRQTIADSWPVRFDDTNARRDWGWTPAFGLEELVSDMLHFIRDKRNNEGLPVS